In one Solanum lycopersicum chromosome 11, SLM_r2.1 genomic region, the following are encoded:
- the LOC101265191 gene encoding protein NUCLEAR FUSION DEFECTIVE 4-like translates to MTMNLSIRVLVSRWFMVFGTMLILSAAGATYMFGLYSGDIKSSLGYDQTTLNLLSFFKDLGSNVGILSGLINEISPPWVVLSIGAILNFFGYFMIWMAVTKKMSTKVWLMCLYICIGGNSQSFANTGALVTCVKNFPESRGAVLGLLKGFVGLSGAIITQIYHAIYGNDSKSLILLIGWLPAVISLVFLRTIRIIQVVRITHELKVFYRFLYMSLVLAGYLMVIIILQKKFNFTQMEYGLSAALVVFLLFLPLGLVIKEEINSWNAKKLALDSISKVKVVTENPKSEGPQLPLPAPASAAASVITDTTFEKQDLDGIVEGKSKSSFDVDFKDSEVSISCWKTVFQPPARGEDFTILQALFSLDMLILFVATICGVGGTLTAIDNLGQIGTSLGYPKKSISTFVSLVSIWNYLGRVVAGFLSEYFLKKYKFPRPLALTITLIVSCIGHILIAFNVPSGLYIASIIIGFCFGAQWPLLFAIISELFGLKYYSTLYNFGSVASPIGSYVLNVRVAGYLYDKEAEKQLKILRRIRREGEDLNCDGVECFKLAFIIITLVTIFGAFISIILVIRTRKFYKSDIYKKFREEANKNLEMEMTLGQNSTSKG, encoded by the coding sequence ATGACGATGAACTTATCTATCCGAGTCCTCGTGAGCCGATGGTTCATGGTGTTTGGAACCATGTTGATCCTATCAGCCGCGGGTGCCACCTACATGTTCGGTCTATACTCCGGTGACATAAAATCTTCCTTAGGATATGACCAAACTACCCTCAATCTACTAAGTTTTTTCAAAGATTTAGGGTCAAATGTTGGTATTTTATCAGGTTTAATCAATGAAATTTCACCCCCTTGGGTTGTTCTTTCAATTGGTGCTATATTAAATTTCTTTGGTTATTTTATGATATGGATGGCCGTTACCAAAAAAATGTCAACAAAAGTTTGGTTAAtgtgtttatatatttgtattggtGGTAATTCACAATCTTTTGCTAATACTGGTGCACTTGTGACATGTGTTAAAAATTTTCCAGAGTCACGTGGTGCTGTTCTTGGATTACTCAAAGGTTTTGTTGGTTTAAGTGGTGCAATTATAACACAAATTTATCATGCAATTTATGGTAATGATTCTAAGTCATTAATTTTACTTATTGGTTGGTTGCCAGCTGTTATTTCTCTAGTATTTTTACGTACCATAAGGATTATACAAGTCGTTCGAATCACACACGAACTTAAAGTGTTTTATAGGTTTTTATATATGTCGCTTGTTCTAGCTGGATATCTCATGGTGATTATCATacttcaaaagaaatttaatttcacaCAGATGGAGTACGGTTTGAGTGCAGCTCTAGTGGTATTCTTGCTTTTCCTACCACTTGGTTTGGTTATAAAAGAGGAAATCAATTCATGGAACGCGAAGAAATTAGCCTTGGATAGTATTTCCAAGGTCAAAGTTGTAACTGAAAACCCTAAAAGTGAGGGTCCTCAATTACCACTGCCAGCACCAGCATCAGCAGCAGCATCGGTTATTACTGACACGACTTTTGAGAAACAAGATTTGGATGGTATTGTTGAGGGGAAGTCAAAAAGTAGTTTTGATGTTGACTTCAAAGATTCAGAAGTTTCGATTTCTTGCTGGAAGACGGTTTTTCAACCGCCAGCTCGGGGCGAAGACTTTACTATACTCCAAGCTCTATTCAGTCTAGACATGTTGATACTATTTGTTGCTACAATTTGTGGAGTTGGAGGGACATTAACAGCTATAGACAACTTAGGTCAAATTGGGACATCACTAGGGTACCCTAAAAAAAGTATTAGTACATTTGTGTCCTTAGTAAGTATATGGAATTATTTAGGTAGAGTAGTGGCTGGTTTTTTATctgaatattttttgaaaaaatacaaatttccAAGACCTTTAGCCCTAACCATAACACTAATAGTCTCATGCATAGGACACATTTTAATTGCATTTAATGTGCCTAGTGGACTATATATTGCATCTATAATTATTGGATTTTGTTTTGGTGCACAATGGCCATTACTTTTTGCAATAATTTCTGAACTTTTTGGACTAAAATACTACTCAACATTATATAATTTTGGGTCAGTAGCAAGTCCAATTGGTTCATATGTGCTTAATGTAAGAGTGGCTGGTTATTTATATGATAAAGAGGCAGaaaaacaattgaagatattgagaAGAATAAGAAGAGAAGGTGAAGATTTGAATTGTGATGGAGTTGAGTGTTTTAAATTAgcttttattattataacattagttactatttttggggcttttatttcaattattttagtGATTAGGACTAGGAAGTTTTATAAGAGTGatatttataagaaatttaGAGAAGAAGCTAATAAGAATCTTGAGATGGAAATGACATTGGGACAAAATAGTACTAGTAAGGGGTAG